The Anabaena sp. WA102 genome contains a region encoding:
- a CDS encoding HAD family hydrolase has protein sequence MATIKCKNIAFSNIEAILFDKNGTLEDSESYLRTLGQKAARMIDAQIPGIGEPLLMAFGINGNFLDPAGLISVASRRETEVAAAAYIAETGRGWFESLKIARQALEEAEQYVGKTPSPLFVGSLEILKSLSVAGLKLGILSAATTQEVKKFVTTHQLSDYLQLEKGVDDGPSKPDPTLFLEACQALGVSPAATLMVGDSIGDMQMARHAKAAGCIGITWIARADNVRGADVVINQLDEIQVIA, from the coding sequence TTGGCAACTATTAAATGTAAAAACATTGCGTTTTCTAATATTGAAGCAATTTTATTTGATAAAAACGGTACTTTAGAAGATTCTGAGTCATATTTAAGAACATTAGGACAAAAAGCGGCACGGATGATAGACGCACAAATTCCTGGAATTGGCGAACCTTTATTAATGGCTTTTGGGATTAATGGCAATTTCTTAGATCCAGCAGGTTTAATATCAGTAGCGAGTCGTAGAGAAACAGAAGTTGCAGCAGCAGCTTACATTGCCGAAACTGGCAGGGGATGGTTTGAATCCTTAAAAATCGCCCGTCAAGCTTTAGAAGAAGCTGAACAATATGTTGGTAAAACTCCTTCACCTTTATTTGTGGGTAGTTTAGAGATATTAAAGTCTTTGTCAGTAGCGGGTTTAAAATTAGGAATCCTGTCAGCAGCAACGACTCAAGAGGTCAAAAAATTTGTCACTACTCACCAATTAAGCGATTATTTGCAACTGGAAAAGGGAGTTGATGATGGTCCGAGTAAACCAGATCCGACGCTGTTTTTAGAAGCTTGCCAAGCCTTGGGAGTATCACCAGCGGCAACTTTAATGGTAGGTGATTCTATAGGTGATATGCAAATGGCGCGTCATGCTAAGGCTGCCGGCTGTATTGGGATTACTTGGATTGCTAGGGCAGATAATGTTCGAGGTGCAGATGTAGTGATTAATCAACTTGATGAAATTCAGGTGATTGCTTGA
- a CDS encoding group II intron reverse transcriptase/maturase has product MIRHRENSSESWKTLPWKQFRRNLFRLQKRVYKAVQVGDKRKAKSLQKLILKSTAARLLAIRQVTQLNAGKKTAGIDGKTALSFEQRFELSEKLRTEGNDWKHQGLREIPIPKKDGKTRILKVPTIADRAYQCLVKYALEPAHEATFHARSYGFRTGRSAHDAQRYLYNNLNSKANGIDKRVIELDIEKCFDRINHTAIMDRLIAPYSIRQGIFRCLKAGVNPEFSEQGTPQGGVVSPLLANIALNGIESIHRYHRISSYRITDKTSNGDIVEPTIRYADDMVIILRPQDDATEILDKISQFLAERGMKVSEKKTKLTAATDGFDFLGWHFKVQKNGKFRCTPSVDNFKAFRKKVKFIVNNSNYGATTKAEKLAPVVRGWRNYHRFCKMDGSKFSLWHINHRAFKVFNKETKQNRHNSQELIKKAFPTVPYSENKHINVKGEKSPYDGDLTYWSERNSKLYDNNTSKALKRQSHKCGHCGLKMLSDEKVHLHHIDGNHQNWKTKNLLAIHESCHDYIHMSKSES; this is encoded by the coding sequence ATGATTAGACACAGAGAAAACTCTAGTGAATCCTGGAAAACGTTACCTTGGAAGCAATTCCGTCGTAACTTATTCCGCCTACAAAAACGCGTGTACAAAGCTGTTCAAGTTGGCGACAAGCGCAAAGCTAAGTCCCTACAAAAGCTGATTCTGAAATCAACCGCAGCGAGATTACTGGCTATCCGTCAAGTAACACAGCTAAATGCTGGGAAAAAGACAGCGGGAATAGACGGCAAAACCGCGCTCTCATTCGAGCAAAGGTTTGAACTAAGTGAAAAACTTAGAACCGAAGGTAACGACTGGAAACACCAGGGATTACGTGAAATACCCATCCCCAAAAAGGACGGAAAAACCCGGATTCTCAAAGTCCCCACTATTGCAGATAGGGCATATCAATGCCTTGTCAAATACGCACTAGAACCAGCACATGAGGCAACCTTCCACGCTAGGAGCTACGGTTTTAGGACGGGACGCTCGGCACATGATGCCCAGAGATACCTGTACAACAACTTAAACTCTAAAGCTAATGGAATAGATAAACGAGTTATAGAACTCGATATTGAAAAATGCTTTGACCGGATAAACCACACCGCCATAATGGATAGACTCATCGCTCCTTATAGTATAAGACAGGGAATATTCCGATGTCTCAAAGCCGGAGTCAATCCAGAGTTTTCTGAACAAGGAACACCCCAAGGAGGAGTGGTAAGTCCACTGTTAGCTAACATCGCCTTAAATGGGATTGAAAGTATTCATAGATATCACCGTATATCTAGCTACAGAATTACAGACAAGACCTCAAATGGAGATATTGTCGAGCCAACAATCCGTTACGCGGATGACATGGTGATAATACTCCGACCTCAAGACGATGCCACAGAAATACTTGACAAAATCAGTCAGTTCCTAGCAGAGCGGGGAATGAAAGTCAGTGAGAAAAAGACAAAGCTAACCGCCGCGACAGATGGATTTGATTTCCTGGGCTGGCATTTTAAAGTCCAGAAAAACGGAAAGTTTAGATGTACTCCCTCAGTGGACAACTTCAAAGCTTTCCGCAAGAAAGTAAAATTCATCGTCAACAACTCGAATTATGGTGCTACCACAAAGGCTGAGAAATTAGCCCCTGTAGTCAGAGGTTGGAGGAATTACCACCGCTTCTGCAAGATGGATGGGTCGAAGTTTTCCTTATGGCACATCAATCACAGAGCATTCAAGGTATTTAACAAGGAAACTAAGCAGAATCGCCATAATAGCCAAGAGCTAATAAAGAAAGCATTCCCAACAGTTCCTTACTCCGAAAACAAACACATCAATGTCAAAGGTGAGAAATCACCCTACGATGGAGATTTAACCTACTGGAGCGAACGCAATAGTAAGTTATATGACAATAACACCTCTAAAGCCCTCAAACGGCAAAGCCATAAATGTGGTCATTGTGGGTTAAAAATGCTCAGTGACGAGAAGGTACATTTACATCATATAGATGGAAACCACCAAAACTGGAAAACTAAAAACCTTCTAGCAATTCACGAAAGCTGCCACGATTACATTCACATGAGCAAAAGCGAAAGCTAA
- a CDS encoding helix-turn-helix domain-containing protein — MLLSFKTALIPNNGQITAFRKASGVARHAYNWANAQIIDILATRKEGEKLKLQKKGTLNWELLTGSK, encoded by the coding sequence ATGCTTTTATCATTCAAAACTGCACTAATTCCAAATAACGGACAGATTACAGCTTTTCGCAAGGCTTCTGGAGTCGCTAGACACGCTTACAACTGGGCAAATGCTCAAATCATAGATATTTTAGCTACTCGCAAAGAAGGCGAAAAACTTAAATTACAAAAGAAGGGAACTCTTAACTGGGAACTCTTAACTGGGAGCAAATAA
- a CDS encoding RNA-guided endonuclease InsQ/TnpB family protein, whose translation MHKKLVAEVKSEHAWYYEVNKNVPQKALTDLRQAWDRCFSKTSKQPRFKRKGQHDSFYLESGTKAKPLIKNDGKRIKLPSIGWVGLAEPLPITVTHNCVISRQADKWFISVKYEVEKPPILADRPTIGVDVGIKELAVCSNGEIFKNPKAYRRMSKRMKRLQRSVTQKVKGSNNRKKAVRKLAKLHAKVSNIRKDSIHKLTYYLAKNHSIIKIEDLHIKAFLKNHKLAGAIADCGMYEFQRQLEYKTEKFGSELILVDRFFPSSQICSNCGNHRHKMPLKSRVYVCPDCGHTEDRDLNAAKNIDRWFVDIFIPVA comes from the coding sequence TTGCATAAAAAGTTAGTCGCCGAGGTTAAATCTGAACACGCTTGGTATTACGAAGTTAACAAAAATGTCCCACAAAAGGCGTTAACTGACTTACGCCAAGCATGGGATAGGTGTTTTTCCAAAACATCGAAACAACCCCGATTCAAGAGAAAAGGACAGCACGATTCTTTTTATTTAGAGTCAGGGACTAAGGCGAAACCGTTAATTAAAAACGATGGTAAAAGAATTAAATTACCGTCAATTGGCTGGGTAGGTTTAGCAGAACCTTTACCGATTACAGTAACTCATAATTGCGTGATTTCTAGACAGGCTGATAAATGGTTTATTTCTGTTAAATACGAAGTTGAAAAACCTCCTATACTTGCAGACAGACCGACCATTGGCGTTGACGTAGGAATAAAGGAGTTAGCAGTTTGCAGTAATGGTGAAATATTCAAAAACCCCAAAGCCTACCGCCGGATGAGTAAACGCATGAAACGTTTACAGCGTAGCGTTACCCAGAAGGTCAAGGGGTCTAATAATCGTAAAAAAGCTGTGAGAAAATTGGCTAAATTACACGCCAAAGTTTCTAATATTCGCAAGGATTCTATTCACAAATTAACCTACTATCTAGCTAAAAACCACAGCATAATTAAGATAGAAGATTTGCACATTAAGGCATTTTTGAAGAACCACAAATTAGCAGGTGCAATTGCAGATTGTGGGATGTATGAATTTCAAAGGCAATTAGAGTACAAAACTGAGAAGTTTGGCAGTGAATTAATCCTTGTAGATAGATTCTTTCCTAGTTCGCAAATATGCTCTAACTGCGGTAATCATCGTCATAAAATGCCATTAAAAAGCCGCGTTTATGTTTGTCCTGATTGTGGACATACAGAGGATCGTGACCTCAACGCAGCTAAGAATATTGACCGATGGTTTGTGGATATTTTTATCCCTGTAGCGTAG
- a CDS encoding DUF2231 domain-containing protein has protein sequence MLDFFTSLNEHNLPYPDPLHPIVVHFVIAMVLFSVFCDVAGYLTGKTTLFEVSWWNMCIATVAIFVAIIFGQFEAGLAKPYELAKSVLNVHTLIGWSLSGIIAAITAWRYVLRSRNSKKLPFHYIAVAVLLTVLVGFQVYLGDELVWVYGLHTVPVVEAVKDGILP, from the coding sequence ATGCTGGATTTTTTCACTTCATTGAATGAGCATAATTTACCATATCCAGATCCCTTACATCCTATCGTGGTTCACTTTGTAATTGCGATGGTTCTATTTTCTGTTTTTTGTGATGTCGCTGGGTATTTAACTGGGAAAACTACCTTATTTGAGGTGAGTTGGTGGAATATGTGTATTGCCACAGTAGCTATTTTTGTGGCGATTATTTTTGGTCAATTTGAAGCTGGTTTAGCGAAACCCTACGAACTGGCTAAATCAGTATTAAATGTTCATACTCTTATCGGTTGGTCACTTTCGGGTATTATTGCTGCAATTACAGCTTGGCGTTATGTGTTGCGAAGTCGTAACTCAAAAAAACTTCCATTTCATTACATAGCTGTGGCAGTTTTATTAACAGTGCTGGTTGGGTTTCAAGTATATCTTGGTGATGAACTTGTATGGGTGTATGGCTTACATACTGTACCTGTTGTGGAAGCGGTAAAGGATGGAATCTTGCCATGA
- a CDS encoding DUF2231 domain-containing protein: MNSELLDQISHQMGANGLPYAIPIHPNLVHLTLGLFIIAIIFDLLGVFFPVEKWLFKFLGIKVERSQLFDVGWYNIFAAAVITFFTVGAGFYEMLLAAPPADIKSPWGMLAMPTMMWHGVGGVLLLAMIVGMTFWRGWQRYVIGKYEEREVQISYLVVGVIIMLLMYFHGTLGAHLAADFGVHNTADKLLRAGKDINQIFGNR, from the coding sequence ATGAATTCAGAATTATTAGACCAAATTAGTCACCAAATGGGTGCAAATGGTTTACCTTATGCCATTCCGATTCATCCTAATTTGGTACATCTCACATTAGGTTTATTTATCATTGCCATTATCTTTGATCTTTTAGGTGTATTTTTTCCTGTGGAAAAATGGTTGTTCAAGTTTTTGGGAATTAAGGTTGAACGTTCTCAATTATTTGATGTGGGCTGGTACAACATTTTTGCTGCGGCTGTGATTACATTTTTCACGGTTGGTGCAGGTTTTTATGAAATGTTGTTGGCAGCCCCACCAGCAGATATCAAAAGTCCTTGGGGAATGCTGGCAATGCCGACAATGATGTGGCATGGTGTGGGCGGCGTATTGCTATTAGCGATGATTGTCGGTATGACCTTTTGGAGAGGTTGGCAACGTTACGTTATTGGCAAATACGAAGAGAGAGAAGTTCAAATTTCTTACTTGGTTGTCGGTGTAATTATTATGTTACTAATGTATTTTCACGGCACATTAGGAGCGCACTTGGCAGCAGATTTTGGTGTTCACAATACAGCCGATAAATTACTAAGAGCCGGAAAAGACATCAATCAAATATTTGGTAATCGGTAA
- a CDS encoding cytochrome c oxidase subunit II: MKIRQFLNFLTIVTGAVAVTLSSLWIGKQAYSWLPPQGAAESHLIDDLFSFLVTLGSLIFLGVTATLFYSICFHRAKANDLGDGPHIEGNVTLEVVWTAIPIMLVLWIAGYSYQVYEEMGIQGPSHQIHLHNPMKTETADAALGEVSAVSAGEDLEHIDVLAKQWAWVFHYPQSNVTSTELHLPQGSRIRLNLHSEDVLHGFYIPAFRLKQDIIPGNDLDFEFTPIRSGTYDLTDSQYSGTYFATMRAKVVVESPSNYQQWLSKAASQTPSPAPNQAASEYALKIENGIDSGWKTVEPAAPPLVNFPD, encoded by the coding sequence ATGAAAATTCGGCAATTTCTGAACTTTTTGACCATAGTTACTGGGGCAGTTGCGGTAACTCTTTCTAGTCTATGGATTGGTAAACAGGCTTATTCTTGGCTTCCTCCCCAAGGGGCTGCTGAATCTCATCTAATTGATGATTTATTTAGCTTTTTGGTAACATTAGGATCTTTGATTTTCCTGGGAGTAACTGCTACTCTTTTCTATTCTATTTGTTTCCATCGGGCGAAAGCCAATGATTTAGGCGATGGTCCGCATATTGAAGGTAACGTTACTTTAGAAGTAGTTTGGACGGCAATCCCAATTATGTTGGTGTTATGGATTGCGGGTTATAGTTACCAAGTTTACGAAGAAATGGGCATCCAGGGACCTTCTCATCAGATCCATTTACATAATCCGATGAAGACAGAAACCGCTGATGCTGCACTGGGTGAAGTTTCAGCAGTTTCAGCAGGTGAGGATTTAGAACACATTGATGTATTAGCTAAACAGTGGGCTTGGGTGTTTCATTATCCCCAAAGCAATGTTACCAGTACAGAATTGCATTTACCTCAGGGTAGCCGTATCCGTCTAAATCTCCATTCGGAAGATGTACTTCACGGCTTTTATATCCCCGCTTTCCGCCTCAAACAAGACATTATTCCTGGTAACGACCTCGACTTTGAATTTACCCCCATTCGCTCCGGTACTTATGATTTGACTGACTCTCAGTATAGCGGTACATACTTTGCCACTATGCGAGCCAAGGTCGTTGTGGAATCACCTAGCAACTATCAGCAGTGGTTAAGCAAAGCTGCGAGTCAAACACCCAGCCCAGCCCCTAACCAAGCAGCTTCCGAATATGCCCTAAAAATAGAAAACGGCATTGACAGCGGTTGGAAAACTGTTGAACCCGCAGCACCTCCATTAGTCAATTTCCCTGATTAA
- the ctaD gene encoding cytochrome c oxidase subunit I, giving the protein MANIPIHITGESHHHEPPQTWRTYFSFSTDHKVIGIQYLVTSFIFFLVGGIFAMILRGELITPEADLIDRTVYNGMFTMHGTVMLFLWTFPSLVGMANYLVPLMIGARDMAFPRLNAVAFWMVPVVGILLMSSFFVPGGPAQSGWWAYPPVSTQNPTGNLINGQVLWLLAVAISGVSSIMGAVNFVTTIVKMRSPGMGFFRMPLFVWAVFSAQIIQLFGLPALTAGAVMLLLDITVGTAFFDPTKGGNPVMFQHYFWFYSHPAVYVIILPIFGIFSEIFPVYSRKPLFGYKVVAISSMLIAVVSGIVWVHHMYVSGTPGWLRLFFMVTTMFVSIPTGIKVFAWVATIWGGKIRLTTPMLFALGGLVMFVFAGITGIMLSSVPVDVHVNNTYFVVGHFHYVLYGTVTMGMYAAIYHWFPKMTGRMFHEGWGKIHFWLAFIGTNLNFLPMHPLGLQGMLRRAASYAPELIGWNIVASLGSFLLGMSTLPFIFNMLISWMDGEKAPANPWRAIGLEWTVSSPPPVENFEEIPIVTCEPYGYGKSELMASSEHE; this is encoded by the coding sequence ATGGCTAACATCCCCATTCATATCACTGGTGAATCACATCACCATGAACCGCCCCAAACCTGGAGAACCTACTTCAGTTTTAGTACAGACCATAAGGTTATCGGTATTCAATACCTCGTTACCTCTTTTATTTTCTTCCTAGTTGGCGGTATCTTTGCCATGATTTTGCGCGGGGAACTCATCACCCCCGAAGCTGATTTAATAGACCGCACAGTCTACAACGGAATGTTCACTATGCACGGAACAGTGATGCTGTTTCTCTGGACGTTTCCCTCTCTTGTTGGTATGGCTAACTACCTCGTTCCCTTGATGATTGGGGCGCGAGATATGGCATTTCCCCGCCTCAACGCTGTCGCCTTTTGGATGGTTCCTGTGGTGGGTATTCTCCTCATGTCTAGCTTCTTTGTCCCTGGTGGACCTGCTCAATCTGGTTGGTGGGCATATCCCCCCGTTAGTACCCAAAACCCCACGGGAAACTTGATTAATGGTCAAGTTCTTTGGTTATTAGCGGTGGCTATTTCCGGTGTCTCCTCGATTATGGGTGCGGTAAATTTTGTCACTACTATTGTGAAAATGCGATCGCCGGGAATGGGTTTCTTTAGAATGCCCCTCTTTGTTTGGGCAGTATTTAGCGCCCAAATTATCCAGTTATTTGGACTGCCAGCTTTAACAGCCGGGGCGGTCATGCTACTTCTTGATATTACAGTGGGAACTGCCTTTTTTGATCCTACTAAAGGCGGAAACCCGGTGATGTTCCAGCATTATTTCTGGTTCTATTCTCACCCCGCAGTTTATGTGATTATTTTGCCTATTTTCGGGATTTTCTCAGAAATCTTCCCGGTTTATTCCCGCAAACCTTTATTTGGTTATAAAGTCGTTGCCATTTCTTCCATGTTAATCGCTGTAGTTAGCGGCATTGTTTGGGTACACCATATGTATGTCAGTGGTACTCCCGGTTGGCTACGGTTGTTTTTCATGGTGACAACCATGTTTGTTTCTATTCCCACAGGGATTAAGGTATTTGCTTGGGTGGCAACTATTTGGGGCGGTAAAATTCGCCTCACTACACCCATGTTATTTGCTTTGGGTGGTTTGGTAATGTTTGTTTTTGCTGGCATTACAGGAATTATGCTTTCTTCTGTTCCTGTAGATGTTCATGTTAATAATACCTATTTTGTTGTCGGACATTTCCATTATGTTCTCTATGGAACTGTAACTATGGGAATGTATGCCGCTATCTATCATTGGTTTCCTAAAATGACGGGCAGAATGTTCCACGAAGGTTGGGGCAAAATCCATTTTTGGTTAGCATTTATCGGCACAAATTTGAATTTCTTACCCATGCACCCTTTAGGTTTACAAGGGATGTTACGCCGGGCGGCTTCCTATGCACCTGAGTTAATTGGTTGGAATATTGTTGCTAGTTTGGGTTCTTTTCTGTTAGGAATGTCTACTCTTCCTTTCATCTTCAATATGTTGATTTCTTGGATGGATGGGGAAAAAGCTCCTGCTAATCCTTGGAGAGCAATTGGTTTGGAATGGACTGTTTCTTCTCCTCCTCCTGTTGAGAATTTTGAAGAAATTCCGATTGTTACTTGTGAGCCTTATGGTTATGGTAAGTCTGAATTAATGGCATCTTCTGAACATGAGTAA
- a CDS encoding cytochrome c oxidase subunit 3 yields the protein MDSSVSPDDLDHVSHEHGHDEEGSKMFGFIVFLLSESVIFLSFFAGYIIYKTSAVNWLPTGVSGLEVKEPSINTVVLVASSFVIFFAEKALERHDLKTYRLLLFLTMAMGGYFLFGQAVEWSQLEFGFTSGTFGGMFYLLTGFHGLHVFTGILLQLIVLLRSFVPGNFDNGHFGINATSLFWHFVDVIWIILFLLIYVWQ from the coding sequence ATGGATAGTTCTGTTTCTCCTGATGATTTGGATCATGTTAGTCATGAGCATGGACATGATGAAGAAGGCAGTAAAATGTTTGGTTTTATTGTGTTTCTGTTATCGGAAAGTGTCATTTTCTTGAGTTTCTTTGCTGGCTATATTATCTACAAAACTTCTGCTGTTAATTGGTTGCCGACTGGTGTTTCTGGTTTGGAAGTTAAAGAACCTAGCATTAATACAGTTGTTTTAGTTGCTAGTAGTTTTGTGATTTTCTTTGCCGAAAAAGCTCTGGAAAGACATGATTTAAAGACTTATCGGCTGTTGTTGTTTTTAACAATGGCTATGGGTGGTTATTTCCTTTTTGGACAAGCTGTGGAATGGAGTCAATTAGAATTTGGCTTTACTTCTGGTACGTTTGGAGGAATGTTTTATCTCTTAACTGGTTTTCACGGTTTGCACGTTTTTACGGGTATTCTATTACAGTTAATTGTCTTGTTGCGTTCTTTCGTTCCTGGTAATTTTGATAATGGTCATTTTGGCATAAATGCCACTTCTTTGTTTTGGCACTTTGTTGATGTTATCTGGATTATTTTGTTTCTACTTATCTACGTTTGGCAGTAG
- a CDS encoding shikimate dehydrogenase, with amino-acid sequence MITGKTQLLGVIGHPVSHSLSPLMHNAALTKLGLDYVYLPFPIAPENLERAIAGFASIGMVGFSITIPHKQAILPLLSEISPIAQAIGAVNTVTRQGDKWVGTNTDVEGFIAPLQTTYHQDWSQKRAVILGNGGAARAVVAGCIQLGLAEIHVVGRNLQKLQAFHQSWQNSPFADKFQVHEWTELPNLLHQANLLVNTTPIGMYPHIEESPLSSQEISYLPDAIVYDLIYTPKPTKFLHLAEKQGAIIIDGLEMLVQQGAAALKIWLQQDTVPVNEMRQALQNHLGI; translated from the coding sequence ATGATTACTGGAAAAACACAACTTTTGGGAGTTATTGGACATCCTGTGTCACATTCTCTGTCACCATTGATGCACAATGCGGCTTTAACTAAACTGGGATTAGATTATGTGTATTTGCCTTTTCCCATTGCACCGGAGAATTTGGAGAGAGCGATCGCCGGGTTTGCTAGTATTGGTATGGTAGGGTTTAGCATTACAATTCCCCATAAACAAGCAATATTACCGTTATTATCGGAAATTTCCCCTATCGCCCAAGCTATCGGTGCAGTGAACACTGTCACTCGTCAAGGTGATAAATGGGTGGGGACAAATACAGACGTGGAAGGATTTATTGCCCCATTACAAACAACATATCATCAAGATTGGAGTCAGAAAAGAGCGGTAATTTTAGGAAATGGTGGTGCAGCGAGGGCTGTTGTTGCTGGTTGTATTCAACTCGGTTTGGCAGAAATTCATGTTGTCGGGCGGAATTTACAGAAATTACAGGCATTTCATCAAAGTTGGCAAAATTCACCCTTTGCAGATAAATTTCAGGTGCATGAATGGACAGAATTACCAAACCTACTTCATCAAGCTAACTTATTAGTAAATACGACCCCTATAGGAATGTATCCCCATATTGAAGAATCGCCATTGAGTAGCCAAGAAATTAGTTATTTGCCTGATGCCATTGTCTATGATTTAATTTACACCCCTAAACCCACAAAATTTTTGCATCTAGCCGAAAAACAAGGAGCAATTATTATTGATGGTTTAGAAATGCTAGTCCAACAGGGTGCAGCAGCCTTAAAAATCTGGTTGCAACAAGATACTGTTCCCGTCAATGAAATGCGTCAAGCATTGCAAAATCACCTGGGGATATAG
- a CDS encoding alpha/beta fold hydrolase, whose amino-acid sequence MQTSTTPSTNPIPGQYWQWRGHNVYYVQAGAAQTQRPPLLLVHGFGASTDHWRKNITELSADFQVFAIDLLGFGRSAKPNLQYSGDLWRDQLHDFISEIIGQKTILAGNSLGGYACLCVASQRPDSAAGVVLLNSAGPFSQPENQIQPSINPLQKLLGKTVTWFFKQRLAQSLLFQYTRQKWVIRRTLEKVYLDKTAITDQLVAEIQRPAFDKGALDVFVSVFSSPQGPKVDILLKQLTSPLLLLWGEADPWMKARERSQKFHEYYPQLTEYFLTAGHCPHDEIPEQVNSHLRDWVINLS is encoded by the coding sequence ATGCAAACAAGTACCACTCCTTCTACAAATCCGATTCCTGGTCAATATTGGCAATGGCGCGGACACAACGTATACTATGTCCAAGCAGGAGCAGCACAAACCCAACGTCCACCCTTGCTATTGGTACATGGTTTTGGTGCTTCCACAGACCATTGGCGCAAGAATATCACAGAATTGAGTGCAGATTTCCAAGTATTTGCCATTGACCTCTTAGGATTTGGGCGTTCCGCAAAACCTAATTTACAGTATAGCGGTGACTTGTGGCGCGACCAACTCCATGATTTTATTAGTGAAATTATTGGTCAAAAGACCATTTTAGCAGGTAATTCTTTAGGTGGTTACGCTTGTTTATGCGTTGCTTCCCAACGTCCTGACAGTGCGGCAGGTGTAGTATTACTGAATAGTGCAGGTCCATTTTCCCAACCGGAAAATCAAATTCAACCTTCTATAAATCCTCTGCAAAAACTTCTAGGAAAAACTGTTACATGGTTTTTTAAACAACGTTTAGCGCAATCTTTGTTATTTCAATATACCCGCCAAAAGTGGGTAATTCGCCGAACATTAGAAAAAGTTTATCTTGATAAAACGGCAATTACAGATCAATTAGTAGCAGAAATTCAGCGTCCGGCTTTTGATAAAGGGGCGTTAGATGTATTTGTTTCTGTTTTTAGCAGTCCTCAAGGTCCGAAAGTTGACATCTTACTCAAACAATTAACTTCTCCTTTATTGTTATTATGGGGAGAAGCAGATCCTTGGATGAAAGCGCGAGAACGTTCACAAAAGTTTCATGAATATTATCCCCAATTAACAGAATATTTTCTCACAGCCGGTCATTGTCCCCATGACGAAATTCCTGAACAAGTAAATTCACATTTACGTGATTGGGTAATTAATTTGAGTTAA
- a CDS encoding pyridoxamine 5'-phosphate oxidase family protein: protein MTQSLDTKPQVQELRKLLEGLECGMLTTIDDDGSLHSRPMSMWNEIDNDATLWFFTPANSHKVVEIQHHQQVNVSFSAPNQERFVSILGTAQLTRERQEIQSKWQPGLEVWFPKGIDEPNIALLKIKVNKVDYWESSSSFMPQTISFLELSHR, encoded by the coding sequence ATGACACAATCTTTAGACACAAAACCACAAGTGCAGGAATTGCGTAAATTGCTTGAAGGTCTTGAATGTGGGATGTTAACCACAATTGATGATGATGGCAGTTTACATAGTCGTCCCATGTCAATGTGGAATGAAATTGATAATGATGCCACACTCTGGTTTTTTACCCCAGCTAATTCCCATAAAGTCGTAGAAATTCAACATCATCAACAGGTGAATGTGAGTTTTTCCGCACCTAATCAAGAACGATTTGTTTCCATATTAGGAACAGCCCAGTTAACAAGAGAACGTCAGGAAATTCAATCAAAATGGCAGCCAGGATTAGAAGTTTGGTTTCCTAAAGGCATAGATGAACCCAATATTGCTTTATTAAAAATAAAAGTTAATAAAGTAGATTATTGGGAAAGTTCATCTAGTTTTATGCCGCAAACTATTAGTTTTTTGGAACTCTCACATCGTTAA